A part of Pectobacterium cacticida genomic DNA contains:
- a CDS encoding RidA family protein has translation MMVHTRIRPFNTQETYPEQNLNNDLCQAVVAGNMVFLRGQIGQNLDTRESVGIGDVAAQTEQAMFNINMLLEESGSKLEDICKITVYLTDVRYRETVYNIMGRWLKGVFPVSTGLMITSLARPEWWVEIDVIAVKP, from the coding sequence ATCATGGTTCATACTCGCATTCGGCCGTTTAATACTCAAGAGACCTACCCAGAGCAAAACCTCAATAATGACCTCTGTCAGGCGGTTGTCGCCGGAAATATGGTCTTCCTACGTGGTCAGATTGGTCAGAATCTCGATACACGGGAATCGGTAGGAATTGGCGATGTTGCCGCACAGACCGAGCAGGCGATGTTTAACATTAATATGCTGTTGGAAGAATCAGGCAGCAAACTGGAAGATATCTGTAAAATTACGGTTTACCTGACGGATGTGCGTTATCGTGAAACGGTATACAACATCATGGGTCGTTGGCTGAAGGGCGTCTTTCCGGTATCCACTGGGTTGATGATCACCTCGCTGGCGCGCCCGGAATGGTGGGTTGAGATTGATGTGATCGCTGTTAAACCCTGA
- a CDS encoding amino acid ABC transporter ATP-binding protein yields the protein MTDISQTPDNFSLVRIHGLHKRFGDNEVLKGIDLQVKRREVVCIIGKSGSGKSTLLRCINGLEAFQQGTLTVDGQAIQQDNPAAMRELRQNVGMIFQSFNLFPHLTVSRNIMLAPTLVKKMQTGEAERITRQLLERVGLAEKFDFWPDSLSGGQQQRVAIARALAMNPEVLLCDEITSALDPELVGEVLQVVEKLAQEGMTIIMVTHEMNFARKVSDRVVFMHQGKVHEVGSPEDIFDNPQTDELKQFLS from the coding sequence ATGACTGATATCAGCCAGACACCAGACAACTTTTCATTAGTACGTATTCACGGCCTGCATAAACGCTTTGGCGACAATGAAGTGTTGAAGGGGATCGACTTACAGGTGAAACGCCGTGAAGTGGTATGCATCATCGGTAAAAGCGGGTCGGGGAAAAGTACCCTACTACGCTGTATCAATGGGTTGGAGGCGTTTCAACAGGGAACGTTGACCGTTGATGGGCAGGCCATTCAGCAGGATAACCCGGCAGCCATGCGCGAATTACGTCAAAACGTCGGCATGATTTTCCAAAGCTTTAACTTATTTCCGCATCTGACGGTAAGTCGAAATATCATGCTGGCCCCCACGCTGGTGAAAAAAATGCAGACGGGGGAGGCGGAACGGATTACGCGTCAGCTTCTGGAGCGCGTTGGGCTAGCGGAGAAATTTGATTTCTGGCCGGATAGCCTTTCTGGCGGCCAGCAGCAGCGAGTGGCGATAGCACGGGCATTGGCGATGAATCCAGAGGTGTTGCTGTGTGACGAGATAACCTCGGCGCTGGATCCCGAATTGGTCGGCGAGGTACTGCAAGTCGTGGAGAAACTGGCACAGGAAGGCATGACGATCATTATGGTCACGCATGAGATGAACTTCGCCCGTAAGGTCAGCGATCGGGTGGTCTTTATGCATCAAGGCAAGGTGCATGAAGTCGGTTCGCCGGAGGATATATTCGATAACCCTCAAACCGATGAATTAAAACAGTTTTTATCCTAA
- a CDS encoding amino acid ABC transporter permease — protein sequence MSDFTLWDIYRNLLLALRWTVGLSAIAFIGGGIVGGILLVLRLSKRAWLQRFVVLYINLFQGTPLLLQLFLTYFGLGLFGIETSPLFAASICLTLYASAFLTEIWRGSVNAIARQQWEAAASLALSFGEQLRYVILPQALRIAIAPTVGFMVQAVKATALASVIGFVELTRSGQIIANATFSPFLVYGSVAILYFILCFPLSWWSRHLEKRLNRGGQRHD from the coding sequence ATGAGTGATTTTACGTTGTGGGATATCTACCGCAATTTGCTGTTGGCACTGCGCTGGACCGTGGGATTGTCGGCTATTGCCTTTATCGGCGGAGGCATCGTTGGCGGTATCTTACTGGTTTTACGCCTCTCTAAACGCGCCTGGTTACAGCGGTTTGTGGTGCTTTACATCAACCTCTTTCAGGGAACGCCGTTGCTACTGCAATTGTTCCTGACCTATTTCGGATTAGGGCTATTCGGCATTGAAACGTCACCGCTGTTTGCCGCCAGTATCTGTCTGACGCTGTATGCCAGCGCATTTTTGACCGAAATTTGGCGCGGTAGCGTCAACGCGATCGCTCGCCAACAATGGGAGGCGGCTGCCAGTCTGGCGTTGTCTTTCGGTGAACAATTACGTTATGTGATCCTGCCGCAGGCGCTGCGGATCGCTATCGCTCCCACCGTCGGGTTTATGGTGCAGGCCGTCAAGGCAACCGCGCTGGCCTCGGTGATTGGCTTTGTCGAACTCACGCGTTCCGGGCAAATTATTGCCAACGCAACATTTTCGCCTTTTTTGGTCTACGGCAGCGTGGCCATCTTGTATTTCATCTTGTGCTTTCCGCTCTCGTGGTGGAGTCGGCACTTAGAGAAACGGTTAAACCGGGGAGGTCAGCGCCATGACTGA